A genomic region of Roseateles amylovorans contains the following coding sequences:
- the hutF gene encoding formimidoylglutamate deiminase, whose product MSPQCWHAPQAWMDGRWQADVLMEAGADGRWRSLRAGQPAPDGVLRLDGPVLPSLVDAHSHAFQRAFAGLAEQRDSDSDDFWSWRDRMYGVALRVTPEQLKAIAAQLYTELLAGGYTQVCEFHYLQHREDGRPYEDELSMSWALAEAAREVGIGLTLLPVLYAHAGFTQPGLRDTQRRFRTDADWVWRACERINAAGLPLVNAGVALHSLRAAHPADIQALRARLGDAAVPIHIHVAEQQQEVADCLAATGLRPLEALAQSGLDARWQLVHATHSTREEIDRIAASGAGVVICPGTEANLGDGLADLDGWLRAGVPMTVGSDSQVTRGWVEELRWLEYGQRLGLQRRNVAAQPGRQPRTAARLFEACVRGSAAAAGLDAWGLTPGARADFLVLDPQASGLAGLPPEARLDGLVFASQGPTWHEVYVAGQRRTLHDSARLRAFEDTMAALWR is encoded by the coding sequence ATGAGTCCGCAGTGCTGGCACGCGCCGCAGGCGTGGATGGACGGACGCTGGCAGGCGGATGTGCTGATGGAGGCCGGCGCCGACGGCCGATGGCGCTCGCTGCGGGCCGGTCAGCCGGCGCCCGACGGCGTGCTCCGCCTCGACGGGCCGGTGCTGCCCAGCCTGGTGGATGCCCACAGCCACGCCTTTCAACGCGCCTTCGCCGGCCTGGCGGAGCAGCGTGACAGCGACAGCGACGACTTCTGGTCCTGGCGCGACCGTATGTACGGCGTCGCGCTGCGCGTCACGCCCGAGCAGCTCAAGGCCATCGCCGCGCAGCTCTACACCGAGCTGCTAGCCGGCGGCTACACCCAGGTCTGCGAATTCCATTACCTGCAGCATCGCGAGGATGGTCGGCCGTATGAGGACGAACTCTCGATGAGCTGGGCGCTGGCGGAGGCGGCTCGCGAGGTCGGCATCGGCCTGACGCTGCTGCCGGTGCTCTATGCCCACGCCGGCTTCACGCAGCCGGGCCTGCGTGACACCCAGCGCCGCTTTCGTACCGATGCCGACTGGGTCTGGCGCGCCTGCGAGCGCATCAACGCCGCCGGTTTGCCATTGGTGAATGCCGGCGTGGCGCTGCACTCGCTGCGCGCGGCCCATCCGGCCGATATCCAGGCGCTGCGTGCGCGATTGGGTGACGCGGCGGTGCCCATCCACATCCACGTGGCCGAACAGCAGCAGGAAGTGGCCGACTGCCTGGCGGCCACCGGGCTTCGTCCGCTGGAGGCGCTGGCGCAGTCCGGACTGGATGCGCGCTGGCAACTGGTGCATGCCACCCACAGCACGCGTGAGGAGATCGACCGCATTGCCGCCAGCGGCGCGGGCGTGGTGATCTGCCCCGGGACCGAGGCCAACCTCGGTGACGGCCTGGCCGACCTCGACGGTTGGCTGCGCGCCGGCGTGCCGATGACGGTGGGGTCGGACAGCCAGGTCACCCGCGGCTGGGTCGAAGAACTGCGGTGGTTGGAATACGGCCAGCGCCTGGGCCTGCAGCGTCGCAATGTGGCGGCCCAGCCCGGCCGCCAACCCCGTACCGCGGCCCGCCTGTTCGAGGCCTGCGTGCGCGGCAGCGCCGCCGCCGCCGGCCTGGACGCCTGGGGCCTAACGCCGGGCGCGCGTGCGGACTTCCTGGTGCTCGATCCCCAGGCCAGTGGTCTGGCGGGCTTGCCGCCCGAGGCCCGTCTCGATGGCCTGGTGTTTGCGAGCCAGGGGCCGACCTGGCACGAGGTCTACGTCGCCGGTCAGCGGCGGACCCTCCATGATTCGGCCCGTCTGCGGGCGTTCGAGGACACGATGGCGGCGCTCTGGCGCTGA
- the hutC gene encoding histidine utilization repressor — MVTPAAGGPAPQYLKVKTHLREGIASGRWRAGERLPSESELTDAFGVSRMTVNRALRELHQEGLVERVQGVGSFVAELHRIASTLTVRDVHEEIAARGHRHEAQVHVLEALRADAGQAAQFGIDVGAALFHSVIVHRENGIAIQCEDRLVNAACAPDYMAQDFHHVTPTHYLLEVAPLSEARYTIEAEMPNALEARLLGMPRGEPCLVVKRSTLSLGRVVTAVRLVHPGSRWILQGSFQA, encoded by the coding sequence ATGGTCACCCCTGCCGCCGGCGGCCCGGCGCCCCAATATCTCAAGGTCAAGACGCACCTGCGCGAAGGCATCGCCAGCGGCCGTTGGCGCGCGGGCGAGCGGCTGCCGTCCGAGTCCGAATTGACCGACGCCTTCGGCGTCAGCCGCATGACCGTCAACCGCGCGCTGCGCGAGTTGCATCAGGAAGGCCTGGTCGAGCGGGTGCAGGGCGTGGGCAGCTTCGTGGCGGAGCTGCACCGCATCGCTTCCACCCTGACGGTGCGGGATGTGCATGAGGAGATCGCCGCCCGCGGCCATCGGCATGAGGCCCAGGTGCATGTGCTGGAGGCCTTGCGCGCCGATGCCGGCCAGGCGGCGCAGTTCGGCATCGATGTCGGCGCTGCGCTGTTCCACAGCGTCATCGTGCATCGCGAAAACGGCATCGCCATCCAATGCGAGGACCGGCTGGTCAATGCCGCCTGCGCACCGGACTACATGGCGCAGGATTTTCATCACGTCACCCCGACGCATTACCTGCTGGAGGTGGCGCCGCTGTCCGAGGCCCGCTATACGATTGAAGCCGAGATGCCCAACGCGCTGGAGGCGCGGCTGCTCGGCATGCCGCGCGGCGAGCCTTGCCTGGTGGTCAAGCGCAGCACGCTGAGCCTGGGGCGCGTGGTCACGGCGGTCCGCCTGGTGCATCCGGGCAGCCGGTGGATTCTGCAAGGGAGTTTTCAAGCATGA
- a CDS encoding methyl-accepting chemotaxis protein: protein MRSLRNFTIRARLMALGLLSVLALLLIGGDGLWAMARTKQQFQHYVSHDVASLAQLSEVRAGVGNLRRYEKDLLINMGEEQAVRRYQKEWQATFEKVNQNLDGIAALDIQPEIKAMAPEMQRSLASYKTGLDGIAARILNNDFVDSAEANRATEPIKGPVRQMDKQLGEMTQAILQRSDAEVKRIDEEETRIRMALGGVMLIGALAIGTFTLFNIASILTPLAQAVSTTERIARQDLSESVSVDGSDETAAMMRGVQGMQSSIRNVVSGVRSATDSIATASREVAAGAQDLSNRTEQAASNLEETASAMEQLTASVQHNADSARQANTLAADAAGVAERGVTVVSQVVDTMGRISASSNKIGDIIGTIDGIAFQTNILALNAAVEAARAGEQGRGFAVVASEVRSLAQRSAEAAKEIKQLITASGENVASGSTLVSQAGETMREISDSIGRVAKIVAEISHATAEQSGGINQIGSAISQLDQMTQQNAALVEESAAAAQSLQHQADALSQSVAVFKLN, encoded by the coding sequence ATGCGGTCCTTGCGGAACTTCACGATCCGAGCTCGACTGATGGCCTTGGGCCTGTTGTCGGTTCTGGCGCTGCTGCTCATCGGCGGCGACGGGCTGTGGGCGATGGCCCGCACCAAGCAGCAATTCCAGCATTACGTCAGCCATGACGTGGCCTCGCTGGCGCAGCTGTCCGAAGTGAGAGCCGGCGTCGGCAACCTGCGGCGCTATGAAAAGGACCTCCTCATCAACATGGGTGAGGAGCAGGCCGTGCGGCGCTATCAGAAGGAATGGCAGGCCACCTTCGAGAAGGTGAACCAGAACCTGGACGGCATCGCGGCCCTGGACATCCAGCCGGAGATCAAGGCGATGGCGCCGGAGATGCAGCGGTCGCTTGCGAGCTACAAGACCGGCCTGGACGGCATCGCCGCGCGGATCCTGAACAACGATTTCGTGGACTCGGCCGAGGCCAACCGCGCGACCGAGCCAATCAAAGGGCCGGTGCGTCAGATGGACAAGCAGCTCGGCGAGATGACGCAGGCCATCCTGCAACGCAGCGATGCCGAGGTGAAGCGCATCGACGAGGAAGAGACCCGGATCCGCATGGCCCTGGGCGGCGTGATGCTCATCGGGGCGCTGGCCATCGGCACCTTCACGCTGTTCAACATCGCCTCCATCCTCACGCCGCTGGCGCAGGCGGTCTCCACCACCGAGCGGATTGCACGCCAGGATCTGAGCGAATCGGTGTCGGTGGATGGCAGCGATGAAACCGCCGCGATGATGCGCGGCGTGCAAGGCATGCAGAGCTCGATCCGCAACGTGGTCAGCGGCGTGCGCAGCGCCACCGACAGCATCGCCACCGCCTCGCGCGAGGTCGCCGCCGGGGCGCAGGACTTGAGCAACCGCACCGAGCAGGCGGCATCGAACCTGGAGGAGACGGCCTCGGCGATGGAGCAGCTCACCGCCAGCGTGCAGCACAACGCGGACTCGGCACGTCAGGCCAACACGCTCGCTGCGGATGCGGCCGGCGTGGCGGAGCGCGGCGTGACAGTGGTCAGCCAGGTGGTGGATACCATGGGGCGCATCAGTGCGTCGTCCAACAAGATCGGCGACATCATCGGCACCATCGACGGCATCGCCTTCCAGACCAACATCCTGGCGCTGAACGCGGCCGTGGAAGCTGCCCGTGCAGGCGAGCAGGGCCGTGGTTTCGCGGTGGTGGCCTCCGAGGTCCGCAGCCTGGCACAGCGCAGCGCCGAGGCGGCCAAGGAGATCAAGCAACTGATCACGGCCAGCGGTGAGAACGTGGCCAGCGGCTCCACGCTGGTGAGCCAGGCCGGTGAGACCATGCGTGAGATCTCCGACTCCATCGGCCGCGTCGCGAAGATCGTGGCCGAGATCAGCCACGCCACCGCCGAGCAGAGCGGTGGTATCAACCAGATCGGCAGCGCCATCTCGCAACTCGATCAAATGACGCAACAGAACGCGGCACTGGTGGAGGAGAGCGCAGCCGCCGCGCAGAGCCTGCAGCATCAGGCCGATGCGCTGTCGCAATCGGTGGCGGTGTTCAAGTTGAATTGA
- the hutI gene encoding imidazolonepropionase: protein MSERRLWTGAHLVTFAGDRDWGLVPDGALLTEGEALRWVGPRAALPRALCEGLADEQDLGGALVTPGLIDAHTHLVYGGERSAEFELRLQGASYEEIARAGGGIRSTVAATRQASESALHTLALARAQALMAEGLTTLEIKSGYGLSLDDEAKCLRVARRLGEAGLTVRTTFLGAHAVPPEFDGRQDDYVEAVCQWMPILRDQGLIDAVDAFCERIAFTPAQTRRVFETARGLGLPVKLHAEQLSDQGGAALAAGFGALSCDHLEHLSDDGIRAMADAGTVALLLPGAYYFLRETQLPPIAALRAAGVPIALATDHNPGSAPGLSLLLMLNMACTLFRLTPEEALRGLTVNAARALGLADRGRLVAGQRADFCIWNAAHPRELSYYFGRNPIRGTVMGGRTRA from the coding sequence ATGAGTGAGCGCCGTCTTTGGACCGGCGCCCATCTGGTCACCTTCGCCGGTGATCGCGACTGGGGCCTGGTGCCGGACGGCGCGCTGCTCACCGAGGGCGAGGCCCTGCGCTGGGTGGGTCCGCGCGCGGCGCTGCCGCGGGCGCTGTGTGAGGGGTTGGCCGACGAGCAGGACCTCGGCGGTGCGCTGGTCACGCCGGGCTTGATCGATGCGCACACCCACCTGGTCTACGGCGGGGAGCGCTCCGCGGAATTCGAGCTGCGCCTGCAGGGCGCCAGCTATGAGGAGATCGCCCGTGCCGGTGGCGGCATCCGGTCCACCGTGGCGGCCACCCGGCAGGCGTCCGAATCGGCGCTGCACACGCTGGCCCTGGCGCGTGCCCAGGCGCTCATGGCGGAGGGCCTGACGACGCTGGAGATCAAGTCGGGCTACGGGCTGTCGCTGGATGACGAGGCCAAATGTCTGCGCGTGGCCCGCCGGCTCGGCGAGGCCGGGTTGACGGTGCGCACCACCTTCCTCGGCGCGCATGCGGTGCCGCCCGAATTCGACGGACGCCAGGACGACTATGTCGAGGCCGTCTGCCAGTGGATGCCGATCCTGCGGGACCAGGGCCTGATCGACGCCGTCGATGCCTTCTGCGAGCGGATCGCCTTCACCCCAGCGCAGACCCGGCGAGTCTTCGAGACCGCCCGCGGCCTGGGGCTGCCGGTCAAGCTGCATGCGGAACAGCTCAGCGACCAGGGCGGAGCCGCGCTGGCAGCGGGCTTCGGTGCGCTGTCCTGCGACCATCTCGAACACTTGAGCGACGACGGCATCCGCGCCATGGCCGACGCCGGCACCGTGGCCCTGCTGCTGCCCGGCGCCTACTACTTCCTGCGCGAAACCCAGTTGCCCCCCATCGCCGCGCTGCGCGCCGCGGGTGTACCGATCGCGCTGGCCACCGATCACAACCCGGGCAGCGCGCCCGGCCTGTCGTTGCTGCTGATGCTCAACATGGCCTGCACCCTGTTCCGGTTGACGCCGGAAGAAGCGTTGCGCGGCCTGACGGTGAATGCGGCACGGGCGCTGGGCCTGGCCGATCGTGGCCGCCTGGTGGCCGGACAACGCGCCGACTTCTGCATCTGGAACGCCGCCCATCCGCGCGAGCTGTCCTACTACTTCGGACGCAACCCGATCCGAGGCACGGTGATGGGCGGACGCACGCGCGCCTGA
- the hutU gene encoding urocanate hydratase: MSAPVSLSSASASPASSAPIAASAATAASSPFVGPATNAALPPAQPRPVRAPTGTALHCKNWLIEAAYRMLQNNLDPAVAENPDGLVVYGGIGKAARNWDCFEQILASLRTLHEDETLLIQSGKPVGVFRTQVDAPRVLLANSNLVPAWATWEHFNELDRKGLMMYGQMTAGSWIYIGSQGIVQGTYETFAEAGRQHYGQPATGGGAASTASEWAGRWILTAGLGGMGGAQPLAATFAGACSLTIECQQSRIDFRLKTRYVDEQATDLDDALARIARYTAEKKAVSIALLGNAAEVLPQLVALVKAGRAIRPDLVTDQTSAHDLINGYLPAGWTVDQWKAAAADPARHAELKAAAARGCAVHVQAMLDFQALGIPTVDYGNNIRQVALDQGVRNAFDFPGFVPAYVRPQFCEGRGPFRWVALSGDPEDIYKTDAKIKELFPHHAGVHRWLDMARERISFQGLPARICWLGLGERHLAGLAFNEMVRSGELKAPIVIGRDHLDSGSVASPNRETERMQDGSDAVSDWPLLNALLNTAGGATWVSLHHGGGVGMGYSQHSGVVIVCDGTDAAAKRIERVLWNDPGTGVMRHADAGYPLAQQTARDRGLNLPMQR; encoded by the coding sequence ATGAGCGCGCCCGTCTCCCTTTCTTCGGCTTCTGCCTCGCCTGCATCGTCTGCCCCGATTGCCGCGTCCGCCGCGACTGCTGCGTCTTCACCGTTTGTCGGTCCTGCGACGAATGCCGCCCTCCCGCCGGCCCAGCCCCGACCGGTGCGCGCCCCCACAGGCACTGCATTGCACTGCAAGAACTGGCTGATCGAAGCCGCCTACCGCATGCTGCAGAACAACCTCGATCCCGCGGTGGCCGAGAACCCGGACGGGCTGGTGGTCTACGGCGGCATCGGCAAGGCGGCACGGAATTGGGATTGCTTCGAGCAGATCCTGGCCTCGCTGCGCACTCTCCACGAGGACGAAACCCTGCTGATCCAGTCCGGCAAGCCGGTGGGCGTGTTCCGGACCCAGGTGGACGCGCCACGCGTGCTGCTGGCCAACTCCAACCTGGTGCCGGCCTGGGCCACCTGGGAGCATTTCAACGAGCTCGATCGCAAGGGCCTGATGATGTATGGGCAGATGACCGCCGGGTCCTGGATCTACATCGGCTCGCAGGGCATCGTGCAGGGCACCTATGAAACCTTCGCCGAAGCCGGCCGGCAGCACTATGGGCAGCCGGCGACGGGCGGCGGCGCCGCATCAACCGCCTCCGAATGGGCCGGACGCTGGATCCTCACCGCGGGCCTGGGCGGCATGGGGGGCGCCCAGCCGCTGGCGGCGACCTTCGCAGGCGCCTGTTCGCTGACGATCGAATGCCAGCAGTCGCGCATCGATTTCCGGCTCAAGACCCGTTATGTGGACGAGCAGGCCACCGATCTGGACGACGCCCTCGCCCGCATCGCCCGCTACACCGCCGAGAAGAAGGCGGTCTCGATCGCCCTGCTGGGCAACGCAGCCGAGGTGCTGCCGCAACTGGTGGCGCTGGTCAAAGCCGGCCGCGCGATCCGGCCCGACCTGGTGACCGACCAGACCTCCGCCCATGACCTGATCAACGGCTATCTGCCGGCGGGATGGACCGTCGACCAATGGAAGGCCGCCGCCGCCGACCCGGCCCGGCATGCCGAGCTGAAGGCCGCGGCCGCGCGCGGTTGCGCGGTGCATGTGCAGGCGATGCTGGACTTCCAGGCGCTGGGCATCCCGACGGTCGACTACGGCAACAACATCCGCCAGGTGGCGCTCGACCAGGGCGTGCGCAATGCCTTCGACTTCCCCGGCTTCGTGCCCGCCTATGTGCGGCCGCAGTTCTGCGAAGGGCGGGGGCCGTTCCGCTGGGTGGCGCTGTCCGGCGATCCGGAAGACATCTACAAGACCGACGCCAAGATCAAGGAACTCTTCCCCCACCATGCCGGCGTGCACCGCTGGCTGGACATGGCCCGCGAGCGGATCAGCTTCCAGGGCCTGCCGGCGCGCATCTGCTGGCTGGGACTGGGCGAGCGGCACCTCGCCGGCCTGGCCTTCAACGAGATGGTGCGCAGCGGCGAGCTGAAGGCGCCGATCGTGATCGGTCGGGACCATCTGGATTCCGGCTCGGTCGCCAGCCCGAACCGCGAAACCGAACGCATGCAGGACGGCTCGGATGCGGTGTCCGACTGGCCGCTGCTCAATGCGCTGCTCAACACCGCCGGCGGCGCGACCTGGGTCTCGCTGCACCACGGCGGCGGCGTAGGCATGGGCTATTCGCAGCACAGCGGTGTGGTGATCGTCTGCGACGGGACCGATGCCGCCGCCAAGCGCATCGAGCGCGTGCTGTGGAACGACCCGGGCACCGGCGTGATGCGCCATGCCGACGCCGGCTATCCCCTGGCACAGCAAACCGCCCGCGACCGCGGCCTGAACCTGCCGATGCAGCGCTGA
- the hutG gene encoding N-formylglutamate deformylase: MKHDVFELRRGRTPLLISMPHVGREIPADQHSRYVERALGSEDTDWHLEPLYAPIAEQLGAGLLIPRYSRYLIDLNRPPEDTPMYPGASNTELCPTRFFTGEPLYRVGQAPDAAEKQRRIDTYWAPYHQALQGELQRLRQEHGQALLFEAHSIRSELPWLFEGQLPDLNIGTVEGKSCKQVTRQAMEIVLSAQDRFSWVVDGRFKGGYITRQYGRPELGQQAVQLEMCYRCYMTEGELGYTGYELDAACVEGIRPVLTMLLQGYLMANPTRNAHA; the protein is encoded by the coding sequence ATGAAGCATGATGTTTTTGAACTGCGGCGTGGCCGCACGCCGCTGCTGATCAGCATGCCGCATGTCGGCCGCGAGATTCCGGCGGATCAGCACAGCCGGTATGTCGAGCGCGCCCTGGGCAGCGAGGACACCGACTGGCACCTGGAGCCGCTCTATGCGCCCATCGCCGAGCAACTCGGTGCCGGTCTGCTCATTCCCCGCTATTCGCGCTATCTCATCGACCTGAACCGCCCGCCGGAAGACACGCCGATGTATCCGGGCGCGTCCAACACCGAGCTATGCCCCACCCGCTTCTTCACCGGCGAGCCGCTCTACCGAGTCGGCCAGGCGCCGGATGCGGCCGAGAAGCAGCGTCGCATCGACACCTATTGGGCCCCCTACCACCAGGCGCTGCAGGGCGAGTTGCAGCGCTTGCGCCAGGAACACGGGCAGGCGCTGCTGTTCGAAGCGCACAGCATTCGATCGGAGCTGCCGTGGCTGTTCGAGGGCCAGTTGCCCGACCTCAATATCGGCACCGTCGAGGGCAAGTCCTGCAAGCAGGTCACTCGCCAGGCGATGGAGATCGTGCTCTCGGCGCAGGACCGCTTCAGCTGGGTGGTGGACGGTCGCTTCAAGGGCGGCTACATCACGCGCCAGTACGGTCGCCCCGAGCTGGGCCAACAGGCCGTCCAACTGGAGATGTGCTATCGCTGCTACATGACCGAAGGCGAGTTGGGCTACACCGGGTACGAACTGGACGCCGCTTGCGTCGAGGGCATCCGCCCGGTGCTGACGATGCTGCTGCAGGGCTATCTGATGGCCAATCCCACCCGGAACGCCCACGCATGA
- a CDS encoding HutD/Ves family protein → MSWMRISADEVKPTLWRNGGGRTRELLAWPHVSDWKVRISVADIDKDGPFSAFPGVDRWFGVLAGQGVNLLRRTLKPGDPLLKFPGEEGPVCTLVNGPTKDFNAMHRRDAGVFRVQRADRPIIPHGMDWFGLFTERGGLLIHGARAVPVAPHTLAWCESPSSQSCVFDDGDEHGPAWWLMWSAE, encoded by the coding sequence ATGAGCTGGATGAGGATCAGTGCCGATGAGGTCAAGCCGACCCTCTGGCGCAATGGCGGCGGCCGCACCCGCGAGCTGTTGGCGTGGCCCCATGTGTCGGACTGGAAGGTCCGCATCAGCGTGGCCGACATCGACAAGGACGGCCCGTTTTCCGCCTTTCCGGGCGTGGACCGGTGGTTTGGCGTGCTGGCCGGTCAGGGCGTCAACCTGCTGCGCCGCACCCTGAAACCGGGCGATCCGCTGCTCAAGTTTCCTGGTGAGGAAGGCCCCGTCTGCACTCTGGTCAACGGGCCGACCAAGGACTTCAATGCGATGCACCGCCGCGATGCCGGCGTGTTCCGGGTGCAGCGGGCGGACCGCCCCATCATCCCGCACGGCATGGACTGGTTCGGTCTGTTCACCGAGCGCGGCGGCCTGCTGATCCACGGTGCCCGCGCGGTACCGGTGGCGCCCCACACCCTGGCCTGGTGTGAATCACCGAGCTCGCAGAGCTGCGTCTTTGACGACGGGGATGAGCACGGCCCGGCCTGGTGGCTGATGTGGAGCGCCGAATGA
- a CDS encoding GGDEF domain-containing protein, with product MFEDELAAAEQLSHRGAYREATAARERALAAARTPREQARALILIAHDLPRQGDLQAALRRASEAVALVRQIEGEDSHALLAQALTELCYVYAQFLMGRDALQTGWQALAAARAAREPLLEAWALNRLAVASAAMDQTEQACQDTVQALEIAQSTLSAMTAAGQDVRLLMPQAGSTSASSIASASSASSALSSSSNGDATAGSGLPPTAAAPNPQGQRQSQVRGVIQAQELLLSCLNNLAHFWLQAHAEALRNEDRTAAAEALARAGPYAVRAAELVRHAGNPFLVVVSLSNLVEHLLGNGEITHALALVDEYEAIALREGYGGMALQARAQRALLQLRRDDPARVMQALAGMQALLTHEGPPQLPLRLRRQLSLAMYRVYKARGDYAQALSAHEQLSALERQAARNAMALQTEARLIRQEFEQARARAEHAMQDARRERERAEHAEQEQHKLRRQAAELGRMAHEDALTALNNRRHAEFALPLLLERARQEHQPIALGLLDVDHFKRVNDSFGHGMGDQVLQQVAQLLRRQLRSADLLARVGGEEFMLVFVGVPPPRAQDICERLRQAIAGFSWQDLAPNLSLTVSIGLSAGEPPSRVDLLVETADQALYAAKHNGRDRVQFMAS from the coding sequence GTGTTCGAGGACGAACTGGCGGCAGCAGAACAGCTCAGCCACCGAGGCGCCTATCGAGAGGCGACTGCGGCGCGCGAGCGCGCGTTGGCGGCCGCTCGGACGCCACGCGAGCAGGCCCGTGCGCTGATCCTGATCGCCCACGACCTGCCGCGACAAGGCGACCTCCAGGCAGCCCTGCGCCGTGCCAGCGAGGCAGTGGCGCTGGTCCGCCAGATCGAGGGCGAGGACAGTCATGCCTTGCTCGCCCAGGCCCTGACCGAGCTCTGCTACGTGTACGCCCAGTTCTTGATGGGACGGGATGCGCTGCAGACCGGCTGGCAGGCGCTGGCGGCGGCCCGGGCGGCCCGTGAGCCCCTCCTCGAGGCCTGGGCGCTCAATCGGCTGGCGGTCGCCTCTGCCGCCATGGATCAGACCGAGCAGGCCTGCCAGGACACGGTACAGGCCCTGGAGATTGCCCAGAGCACCCTGTCAGCGATGACTGCCGCGGGCCAGGATGTGAGGCTTCTCATGCCGCAGGCTGGCTCGACGTCCGCGTCGTCCATCGCCTCCGCCTCGTCCGCCTCCTCCGCCTTGTCCTCGTCATCCAACGGCGACGCCACGGCGGGGTCGGGCCTGCCGCCCACCGCGGCTGCGCCGAATCCCCAGGGGCAGCGCCAGAGCCAGGTTCGAGGCGTCATCCAGGCCCAGGAACTGCTGCTGTCCTGCCTGAACAACCTCGCGCATTTCTGGCTTCAGGCGCATGCGGAGGCGCTTCGCAATGAAGACCGAACTGCGGCCGCGGAGGCGCTGGCCCGAGCCGGGCCCTATGCGGTCCGTGCGGCCGAGCTGGTGCGCCATGCCGGCAATCCCTTCCTTGTGGTGGTGTCCTTGTCCAACCTGGTGGAACACCTGCTGGGCAACGGCGAGATCACGCATGCCTTGGCCCTGGTGGATGAATACGAAGCCATCGCCCTGCGTGAAGGCTACGGCGGCATGGCGCTTCAGGCCCGCGCCCAGCGCGCGCTGCTGCAACTGCGGCGGGACGACCCCGCGCGGGTGATGCAGGCCCTGGCCGGGATGCAGGCGCTGCTGACGCACGAGGGACCGCCGCAACTACCGCTGCGGCTGCGGCGCCAGCTCAGTCTGGCGATGTACCGGGTCTACAAGGCGCGCGGGGACTATGCGCAGGCGCTCTCCGCGCATGAGCAGTTGTCGGCGCTCGAACGCCAGGCCGCGCGCAACGCCATGGCCTTGCAGACCGAAGCGCGGCTGATCCGCCAGGAATTCGAGCAGGCCCGCGCGCGAGCCGAGCATGCGATGCAGGACGCCCGGCGGGAGCGCGAGCGCGCCGAACACGCCGAGCAGGAGCAGCACAAACTGCGCCGCCAAGCCGCCGAGCTGGGCCGCATGGCCCATGAGGATGCGTTGACGGCGTTGAACAACCGCCGCCATGCCGAGTTCGCCCTGCCGCTGCTGCTGGAGCGGGCGCGTCAGGAACACCAACCCATCGCCCTGGGTCTGCTGGACGTCGACCATTTCAAGCGGGTCAACGATTCCTTCGGGCATGGCATGGGCGATCAGGTGCTGCAGCAGGTGGCCCAGTTGCTGCGCCGGCAGCTGCGCAGTGCCGACCTGCTGGCGCGGGTCGGCGGCGAAGAGTTCATGCTGGTGTTCGTCGGTGTCCCGCCGCCCAGGGCGCAGGACATCTGCGAGCGACTGCGCCAGGCCATCGCCGGCTTCAGTTGGCAGGACCTTGCCCCCAACCTGTCGCTGACGGTGAGCATCGGCCTGAGCGCCGGGGAACCGCCCTCACGGGTGGACCTGCTGGTCGAAACCGCCGACCAGGCGCTCTATGCCGCCAAGCACAACGGACGAGACCGGGTGCAGTTCATGGCGAGTTGA
- a CDS encoding ketopantoate reductase family protein: MRIAVMGAGAVGCYFGGLLARAGHDVVLIGRPLHVEAIRRQGLRMETATFDQAVPLRAETEASAARGSDLVLFCVKSADTVEAAEQLRPYLAADTLLLSMQNGVDNAERMREVLRQPVSAAVVYVATGMVGPGHVKHYGRGELVIEPATGDAQAAQALIAAGVPTEISANVRGALWSKLLINCAYNALSALTQQPYGRLVEGEGVWAVLEDLVTEGLAVAQADGVQVEGDVREAVRKIAVTMPGQLSSTARDLARGKRTEIDHLNGHLVRRGEALGVPTPANRVLHALVRLMEQAPH, encoded by the coding sequence CTGCGGATCGCGGTGATGGGCGCGGGCGCCGTCGGCTGCTATTTCGGCGGGCTGCTGGCGCGTGCCGGTCATGACGTGGTGCTGATCGGCCGACCGTTGCATGTCGAGGCGATCCGGCGGCAGGGCCTTCGCATGGAGACCGCCACCTTCGACCAGGCGGTGCCATTGCGCGCGGAGACCGAGGCCAGTGCGGCGCGGGGTTCCGACCTGGTGCTGTTCTGCGTGAAGTCCGCCGACACCGTGGAGGCCGCCGAGCAACTGCGGCCCTACCTGGCGGCGGACACCTTGCTGCTGTCGATGCAGAACGGCGTCGACAATGCCGAGCGCATGCGCGAGGTGCTGCGCCAGCCGGTGTCTGCGGCGGTGGTCTATGTGGCCACCGGCATGGTGGGCCCGGGGCATGTGAAGCATTACGGTCGCGGCGAATTGGTGATCGAGCCGGCCACCGGCGATGCGCAGGCGGCTCAGGCCCTGATCGCCGCGGGTGTACCGACCGAGATCTCCGCGAACGTGCGGGGCGCGCTCTGGTCGAAGCTGCTGATCAACTGCGCCTACAACGCGCTGTCGGCGCTGACGCAGCAGCCCTATGGCCGCCTGGTGGAAGGCGAGGGCGTGTGGGCGGTGCTGGAGGATCTGGTCACCGAGGGCCTGGCGGTGGCGCAGGCGGACGGCGTGCAGGTGGAGGGCGATGTCCGGGAGGCCGTTCGCAAGATCGCGGTGACGATGCCGGGGCAGCTGTCCTCCACCGCCCGGGACCTGGCCCGCGGCAAGCGGACCGAGATCGACCATCTCAACGGCCATCTGGTCCGACGCGGCGAGGCGCTGGGCGTGCCCACGCCGGCCAACCGGGTGCTGCATGCGCTGGTGAGGCTGATGGAGCAGGCGCCGCATTGA